From the genome of Vulpes lagopus strain Blue_001 chromosome 2, ASM1834538v1, whole genome shotgun sequence, one region includes:
- the LOC121482691 gene encoding elongation factor 1-alpha 1, with product MGKEKTHINIVVIGHVDSGKSTTTGHLIYKCGGIDKRTIEKFEKEAAEMGKGSFKYAWVLDKLKAERERGITIDISLWKFETSKYYVTIIDAPGHRDFIKNMITGTSQADCAVLIVAAGVGEFEAGISKNGQTREHALLAYTLGVKQLIVGVNKMDSTEPPYSQKRYEEIVKEVSTYIKKIGYNPDTVAFVPISGWNGDNMLEPSANMPWFKGWKVTRKDGNASGTTLLEALDCILPPTRPTDKPLRLPLQDVYKIGGIGTVPVGRVETGVLKPGMVVTFAPVNVTTEVKSVEMHHEALSEALPGDNVGFNVKNVSVKDVRRGNVAGDSKNDPPMEAAGFTAQVIILNHPGQISAGYAPVLDCHTAHIACKFAELKEKIDRRSGKKLEDGPKFLKSGDAAIVDMVPGKPMCVESFSDYPPLGRFAVRDMRQTVAVGVIKAVDKKAAGAGKVTKSAQKAQKAK from the coding sequence atgggaaaggagaagactcacatcaacatcgtcgtcattggacacgtagattcgggcaagtctaccactacaggccatctgatctacaaatgtggtggaatcgacaaaagaactatcgaaaaatttgagaaggaggctgctgagatgggaaaaggctccttcaagtatgcctgggtcttggataaactgaaagctgaacgtgaacgtggtatcaccattgatatctccctgtggaaattcgagaccagcaagtattatgtgaccatcattgatgccccaggacacagagactttatcaaaaacatgattacaggcacatctcaggctgactgtgctgtcctgattgttgctgctggtgttggtgaatttgaagcaggtatctccaagaatgggcagacccgtgagcatgcccttctggcttacacactgggtgtaaaacaactaattgttggtgttaacaaaatggattccactgaaccaccttacagccagaagagatacgaggaaatcgttaaggaagtcagcacctacattaagaaaattggctacaaccccgacacagtagcatttgtgccaatttctggttggaatggtgacaacatgctggagccaagtgctaacatgccttggttcaagggatggaaagtcacccgtaaagatgggaatgccagcggaaccacactgcttgaagccctggattgcattctgccaccaactcgtccaactgataagcccctgcgtctgcctctccaagacgtctacaaaattggtggtattggaactgtcccagtgggtcgagtggagactggtgttcttaagcctggtatggtggtcacctttgctccagtcaatgttacaactgaagtaaagtctgttgaaatgcaccatgaagctttgagtgaggctcttcctggggacaatgtgggcttcaatgtcaagaacgtatctgtcaaagatgttcgtcgtggcaacgtggctggtgacagcaaaaatgacccaccaatggaagcagctggcttcacagctcaggtgattatcctgaaccatccaggccaaatcagtgctggatatgcacctgtgctggattgtcacacagctcacattgcttgcaagtttgctgagctgaaggaaaagatagatcgtcgttccggaaagaagctggaagatggtcccaagttcttgaaatctggggatgctgccattgttgatatggttcctggcaaacctatgtgtgttgagagcttctctgactatcctcctctgggtcgttttgctgttcgtgacatgagacagacggttgctgtgggtgtcatcaaagcagtggacaagaaggcagctggagctggcaaagtcaccaagtctgcccagaaagctcagaaggctaaatga